The proteins below are encoded in one region of Geitlerinema sp. PCC 9228:
- a CDS encoding PD40 domain-containing protein — MAKLDTVDDARAYNQRSLKALLRAIALSEGTFSLILVRCNYHQLRQKIVQQLRDRYADTNPCFREIYLDPNIRTLYTTLRSQLQGEQLGGKGTPALMVFGLESVRALDYVLSSTNQVREEFRKNFPCPLVLWVTSDVLTKMIRLAPDFRSWAASSIKFERSTEELWSELVQVANAVFQAGLAFGSQTAASAASPDTKTSTSDSANNDLVDLAVGSSYRAQVEAAVRDLRDRGVSLNSPEGLRLQASIQLVLGRDDYANDRPDAALEHYNQSLQLWSAARSRHSQDSDPSPTGSSHNPASHTDTMVEASQQSPKNPSVPLTVNWLERQGVLLYHIALCYRRQADLNPPQQIEYLQAARTYFQDCIEAFRNCDRQELVAQFTCSLGEVLRHLEAWKELETLAQNALQMDAVCQNSLLRASCYGFLSEVGLAEGRWIRAYHLAEEALSLANSAWSPSSETPKVPPQHKGLYLWLLGRSLQAMNRHQEARNYLQQARDTIAPQQDPKLYIRILETLRSIYFQQGGYLEAFRIEQQQHQIEHQFGFRAFIGAVQLQPQLHTLHPVSSVPFFSPPPSANHPSLDTAGDRSGWRSRRVWYGEWSVREGSGTENGPVPKAPSPEHLADPSHTTWAPEIDAAGRGTDVRNLLSRLNRNDCKLTIIHGSSGVGKSSMLNAGLVPALRYRQMGDRIALPLIVQVYTDWMGNITKQLAEALAIEPVTSTPPKTNFETFCHLLQHAQNRNLLIVILFDQFEEFFFVCQKSTEQNLFCQFLNRCLNSPFVKVVISLREDYLHYLLSCEQTVSLDAIGNNILDKNVRYPLRDLAPDKAKSTIEKLTANSQFYMQTALIETLVQDLAQESGAVRPVELQVVGEQLQEEGIHTLDKYLQLGDSAKARKQKLVLRSLCVAIEDCGPANEEITWKVLFSLIDDKGRRPLKTKQEIATSINGHPNHTHQTLDLILEILVGAGLVFLHLEEPTNRYQLVHDYLVEPIQQKYNETFQKLKQQLAASQAAEKSSQQQLEKRNRELNRLLKITLGLILLLLGATLSTATFWRNAEKQKQALQQQREQVELQKQRAEQQSKIAEINEMKAEIAATSASAEALFLDNKPFDALMEALRAVRRLQTFRHTIATGGSISQNSATTRRVSTADIELQVAAALQQAIYRSEKESNRLEGHRNAVWDVRFSHDGRFIASASNDKTIRIWQPNGRLVQVLDRPTASLSSVDFSIDGRWIGAGDTDGNLYLWQRTNGQYQLVQTLKAGEKVYSVRFSPKGNLVAAAGDSTQVKLWQRQPNGSYSQQATQTLSGHAEVVRSVQFRQDGDWLVTAGVQGKIRLWRQGRGGRYQLRRTIAAHDRKINFLDFAPNGQIFASASDDKTIKLWNLQGERLRTFSGHQKWVYALSFSPDSQSLVSASGDGKAILWDVASGEKKREFEVHTDGVTSVDFSPNGNLIATGSWDKTVRLWKLESTSLPRLRAHEQRVYGVGFSPDGQTIATGSSDRSVKIWNRQGELLQSWQAHASGLYDVSFAPNGDMLASASHDCTVKLWDPSGTAIATLTDPSLADKKDLPGNCAPNPSHADRTYQAAFDPQGKLVATASRDGTVKIWSLSGQLLHTLAAHQGRVNSVAFSANGQLLASAGDDQQILLWRRNGELVGTVTTSKDPFGHQSYITDIAFSPDGKRLVSAGWDNTVKLWRLPTNSRSATRSVSTGATPPKTVRDRSLLVDTLYRGYNDSVNSVAFRPDGKAIASANWDGTIKLWSRDGSLLKALHGHESGVLDVSFSPDGQTLVSTSADSTAILWNLDLQDLLQKSCRWVRDYLATNPNLSQSDRALCQDKHGSFAPTDFFASQGNQQNDG; from the coding sequence ATGGCAAAACTAGACACCGTAGACGATGCGCGCGCTTACAACCAGCGTTCCCTCAAAGCCTTGCTGCGAGCGATCGCCCTATCCGAGGGCACCTTTTCCCTCATTTTGGTGCGCTGTAATTACCACCAACTGCGCCAAAAAATCGTCCAACAGCTGCGAGACCGCTACGCCGACACCAACCCGTGCTTTCGCGAAATCTACCTCGATCCCAACATCCGCACCCTGTACACCACCCTGCGATCGCAACTGCAAGGGGAACAACTGGGGGGAAAAGGCACACCAGCCTTAATGGTCTTTGGTCTGGAGTCCGTACGTGCCCTCGATTACGTCCTCAGCTCCACCAACCAAGTGCGCGAAGAATTTCGCAAAAACTTTCCCTGCCCCCTCGTGCTGTGGGTGACCTCCGACGTATTGACCAAGATGATTCGCCTGGCACCAGACTTTCGCAGTTGGGCAGCCAGTTCCATAAAATTCGAACGCTCTACCGAGGAATTGTGGAGCGAACTCGTCCAAGTGGCCAATGCTGTTTTCCAAGCAGGGTTAGCCTTTGGCAGCCAAACAGCTGCCAGTGCCGCCTCCCCCGACACCAAAACCAGCACCAGCGATTCGGCGAACAACGACCTGGTGGACCTGGCCGTTGGCTCCTCCTACCGCGCTCAGGTAGAAGCAGCCGTACGGGACTTGCGCGATCGCGGTGTTTCCCTCAACTCCCCCGAAGGACTGCGGCTACAAGCCAGCATTCAACTCGTCTTAGGCAGGGATGACTACGCCAACGATCGCCCAGACGCCGCCCTCGAACACTACAACCAGAGCCTGCAGTTGTGGTCCGCAGCCAGGTCACGCCACAGCCAAGACAGCGATCCATCCCCAACCGGCAGCAGTCACAACCCAGCATCCCATACTGACACCATGGTTGAAGCCAGCCAGCAGTCCCCGAAAAATCCGTCAGTCCCCCTTACCGTAAACTGGTTGGAACGCCAAGGCGTTTTGCTATATCACATCGCCCTTTGCTACCGCCGGCAAGCCGACCTCAACCCTCCCCAGCAAATTGAATACCTGCAAGCTGCTAGAACCTACTTTCAAGACTGCATTGAAGCATTTCGTAACTGCGATCGCCAAGAACTGGTCGCTCAATTTACTTGCAGCTTGGGAGAAGTTCTGCGGCATTTAGAAGCGTGGAAAGAATTAGAAACCCTCGCCCAGAATGCCCTGCAAATGGACGCCGTTTGCCAAAATTCCCTACTGCGTGCCTCATGTTATGGATTTCTATCCGAAGTAGGACTTGCAGAAGGTCGGTGGATTCGCGCGTATCACCTAGCAGAAGAAGCCCTTTCTTTAGCCAACAGCGCCTGGTCGCCCTCATCAGAGACACCAAAAGTCCCGCCGCAACATAAAGGATTGTACCTGTGGTTGTTAGGGCGATCGCTGCAAGCCATGAACCGCCACCAAGAAGCGCGCAACTACTTGCAACAGGCACGGGACACCATCGCCCCCCAACAGGATCCCAAACTGTACATTCGGATCTTAGAAACCCTGCGTTCCATTTACTTCCAACAAGGAGGATATTTAGAAGCATTTCGCATCGAACAACAGCAACACCAAATCGAACACCAATTTGGCTTTCGCGCCTTTATCGGTGCCGTGCAGTTGCAGCCTCAATTGCACACCCTGCATCCAGTAAGCAGCGTCCCCTTTTTCTCGCCACCGCCATCGGCCAACCACCCATCCCTCGATACCGCTGGGGATAGGTCCGGTTGGCGTTCGCGAAGGGTCTGGTACGGAGAATGGTCCGTTCGCGAAGGGTCTGGTACGGAGAATGGACCGGTACCAAAGGCACCATCGCCAGAACACCTAGCCGACCCCAGCCACACCACCTGGGCCCCGGAAATCGACGCAGCCGGGCGAGGAACCGACGTACGCAATCTGCTCAGCCGCTTAAACCGCAACGACTGCAAGCTCACCATCATTCACGGTTCTTCCGGCGTCGGCAAAAGTTCCATGCTCAACGCCGGTTTGGTCCCCGCCTTAAGATACCGGCAAATGGGCGATCGCATCGCCCTGCCCCTCATCGTACAGGTATACACCGACTGGATGGGAAACATCACCAAACAGCTTGCCGAAGCCCTTGCCATCGAGCCAGTCACCTCAACACCACCCAAAACCAACTTCGAAACCTTTTGCCATCTCCTGCAGCACGCCCAAAACCGCAATCTACTTATTGTTATCTTATTCGACCAATTTGAAGAGTTTTTCTTCGTTTGCCAGAAAAGCACCGAACAAAACCTATTTTGCCAATTCCTCAATCGCTGCCTAAATAGCCCCTTCGTCAAAGTCGTCATCTCCCTACGGGAAGACTACCTGCACTATTTGCTTTCCTGCGAACAAACCGTTTCCCTAGACGCCATCGGCAACAACATCCTAGACAAAAACGTACGCTATCCCCTGCGAGACCTCGCCCCTGACAAAGCCAAAAGCACCATCGAAAAACTCACAGCCAACTCGCAGTTCTACATGCAAACCGCCCTCATCGAAACCTTAGTCCAAGACCTCGCCCAAGAAAGTGGTGCCGTGCGTCCCGTCGAACTGCAAGTCGTGGGAGAACAGCTGCAGGAAGAAGGCATTCATACCCTAGACAAATACCTGCAACTAGGCGACAGCGCCAAAGCCAGAAAACAAAAACTCGTCTTGCGATCGCTTTGCGTTGCCATCGAAGACTGCGGACCCGCCAACGAAGAAATCACCTGGAAAGTCTTATTCTCCCTCATCGACGACAAAGGCAGACGCCCCCTCAAAACCAAACAAGAAATCGCCACCTCCATCAACGGACACCCCAACCACACCCACCAAACCCTAGACCTCATCCTAGAAATCCTCGTAGGTGCCGGTTTAGTCTTTTTACACCTAGAAGAACCCACCAACCGCTACCAACTCGTCCACGACTATCTAGTCGAACCCATCCAACAAAAATACAACGAAACCTTCCAAAAACTCAAACAACAACTCGCCGCCTCCCAAGCCGCCGAAAAATCCAGCCAGCAGCAACTAGAAAAACGCAACCGAGAACTCAACCGCCTCCTCAAAATCACCCTCGGCTTAATCCTGTTGTTGCTAGGTGCCACCCTCTCCACCGCCACCTTTTGGCGCAACGCCGAAAAACAAAAACAAGCTCTCCAACAGCAGCGAGAACAAGTAGAACTGCAAAAACAGCGCGCCGAACAGCAGAGCAAAATCGCCGAAATCAACGAAATGAAAGCAGAAATTGCCGCCACCTCCGCTAGCGCCGAAGCCCTATTCCTCGATAACAAACCCTTCGACGCCCTCATGGAAGCCCTGCGCGCCGTTCGGCGGCTGCAAACCTTTCGCCACACCATCGCCACCGGCGGGTCCATCAGCCAGAACAGCGCCACCACGCGCCGGGTTTCCACCGCCGACATCGAACTGCAAGTAGCAGCCGCCCTACAACAAGCCATCTATCGTTCTGAAAAAGAAAGCAACCGCCTAGAAGGGCACCGCAACGCCGTATGGGACGTACGCTTTAGCCATGACGGGCGTTTCATCGCCTCCGCCAGCAACGACAAAACCATCCGCATCTGGCAACCCAACGGTCGGCTGGTGCAAGTTCTCGACCGCCCCACAGCCAGCCTATCCAGCGTAGACTTCAGCATAGACGGTCGGTGGATTGGTGCCGGCGACACTGATGGCAACCTCTACCTGTGGCAGCGAACCAATGGCCAATACCAGCTCGTACAAACCCTGAAAGCTGGCGAAAAAGTATACAGCGTGCGTTTCAGCCCCAAAGGTAACCTAGTAGCTGCAGCCGGAGACAGTACCCAAGTCAAACTGTGGCAGCGCCAGCCCAACGGCAGCTATAGCCAACAAGCCACCCAAACCTTATCCGGACATGCCGAAGTCGTGCGCTCGGTTCAGTTTCGTCAAGATGGAGATTGGCTGGTCACCGCCGGCGTACAGGGAAAAATTCGTTTGTGGCGGCAAGGGCGCGGGGGGCGCTACCAACTACGAAGAACCATTGCAGCGCACGATCGGAAAATCAACTTCCTCGATTTTGCTCCCAACGGTCAAATTTTTGCCTCCGCCTCTGACGATAAGACTATTAAACTGTGGAACTTGCAAGGGGAAAGATTGCGAACTTTTTCCGGGCACCAGAAATGGGTGTACGCCCTGAGTTTTAGTCCTGACAGCCAATCCCTGGTCTCGGCCAGCGGAGATGGCAAAGCGATTTTGTGGGATGTAGCTTCTGGAGAGAAAAAACGGGAATTTGAAGTGCATACTGATGGGGTAACCAGCGTGGACTTTAGTCCCAATGGCAACTTAATCGCCACCGGCAGTTGGGACAAAACCGTACGTTTGTGGAAACTCGAATCGACCTCTCTGCCCCGGTTGCGCGCTCACGAACAGCGGGTATACGGTGTCGGTTTCTCTCCTGATGGACAAACCATTGCCACCGGCAGCAGCGATCGCAGTGTGAAAATTTGGAACCGGCAAGGGGAACTCCTCCAAAGCTGGCAGGCACATGCAAGTGGCTTGTACGACGTATCGTTTGCTCCGAACGGCGACATGCTGGCATCAGCCAGTCACGACTGTACCGTGAAATTATGGGACCCCTCTGGAACCGCGATCGCGACCCTAACAGACCCCAGCCTAGCTGACAAAAAAGACCTCCCCGGCAACTGCGCCCCCAACCCCAGCCATGCCGATCGAACCTACCAAGCTGCCTTCGATCCCCAGGGGAAATTGGTTGCCACCGCCAGCCGCGACGGCACCGTCAAAATTTGGTCCCTTTCCGGCCAGCTACTGCACACCCTCGCCGCCCACCAAGGCAGAGTCAACAGCGTCGCCTTTTCCGCCAACGGGCAACTTTTGGCCTCAGCAGGGGACGACCAGCAAATTCTCCTGTGGCGTCGCAACGGCGAATTAGTGGGGACGGTTACCACCAGCAAAGACCCCTTTGGGCATCAGTCTTACATTACTGATATTGCCTTTAGTCCCGATGGCAAGAGGTTGGTGTCGGCGGGGTGGGATAATACAGTGAAACTATGGCGTTTGCCTACCAACAGTAGAAGCGCAACGCGAAGCGTCTCTACTGGGGCCACGCCCCCAAAAACCGTACGCGATCGCTCTTTATTGGTGGATACCTTGTACCGGGGCTACAACGACAGCGTCAATAGCGTTGCCTTTCGTCCGGATGGCAAAGCGATCGCCTCTGCCAATTGGGATGGTACCATCAAGCTATGGAGCCGCGATGGCAGTCTGTTAAAAGCCTTGCACGGCCACGAAAGCGGCGTTTTGGATGTCAGCTTTAGTCCCGACGGCCAAACCTTGGTATCGACGAGTGCTGATAGTACGGCGATTTTATGGAATTTGGATTTGCAAGATTTGTTACAGAAAAGTTGCCGCTGGGTACGGGATTATTTAGCGACCAATCCCAACCTTTCCCAAAGCGATCGCGCCTTGTGTCAGGACAAGCACGGGAGCTTTGCCCCTACAGATTTTTTCGCCAGCCAAGGGAACCAGCAAAATGATGGTTAA
- a CDS encoding M20/M25/M40 family metallo-hydrolase, with the protein MMVKSIAGCLLAVLLVVLSQVFFSTVRTPPTLGSAPAPVRSAPPTAPLLGEKTPMSPAVPQIDRVTLWQFLEDLNYERHTESQRQRTRDYLSEKLRSFGLSPQKQVFDLPRDNARDKGVNIWAQRPGSNSQAGKVIVAAHYDTVAGSPGADDNGSGVATVLEIARLFAQHPTPATLQVIFFDAEEQGMLGSFAFTDVAAHRENVEAAIVLEMVGFACYQPDCQTYPQSLPIEPPSRRGNFLAVVGNSEHPFLLQAFSQDMPAHLPPVETLAVPAKGALFPAALRSDHAPFWWHDIPAVMVTDTANFRNPHYHQPSDTINTINRDFFTGSAQIAARATAHLLAQPEKNTATK; encoded by the coding sequence ATGATGGTTAAATCGATCGCAGGATGTTTGCTCGCCGTGCTGTTGGTTGTTCTTTCCCAAGTCTTCTTCAGTACTGTACGCACCCCACCGACCCTTGGTTCCGCACCAGCACCAGTCCGGAGCGCCCCACCGACAGCCCCGCTGCTGGGTGAAAAGACGCCTATGTCCCCCGCCGTTCCCCAAATCGATCGGGTCACTCTGTGGCAGTTTCTAGAAGACCTGAACTACGAACGCCATACCGAAAGCCAGCGCCAGCGAACGCGGGATTATTTGAGCGAGAAATTGCGATCGTTTGGTTTATCGCCCCAAAAGCAGGTTTTTGACCTTCCCCGCGACAACGCTCGGGACAAGGGCGTCAACATCTGGGCACAACGCCCCGGGAGCAACTCGCAAGCAGGAAAAGTTATTGTCGCCGCCCACTACGATACCGTAGCCGGTTCCCCAGGTGCCGACGATAATGGCAGCGGTGTGGCCACTGTGTTAGAAATAGCGCGGTTGTTTGCCCAGCATCCCACGCCAGCGACCCTGCAAGTTATCTTTTTTGACGCGGAAGAACAAGGCATGTTGGGTAGTTTTGCTTTTACCGATGTTGCTGCCCACCGCGAAAACGTCGAAGCTGCCATTGTCTTGGAAATGGTGGGGTTTGCCTGTTACCAACCGGACTGTCAAACCTATCCCCAAAGTTTGCCCATAGAACCGCCCAGCCGTCGCGGGAATTTCCTAGCTGTCGTCGGCAACAGCGAACATCCCTTTCTATTGCAGGCGTTTTCCCAGGACATGCCGGCACATTTGCCGCCCGTGGAAACTCTAGCGGTTCCTGCTAAAGGGGCTCTCTTTCCAGCTGCCTTGCGCAGCGACCACGCCCCCTTCTGGTGGCACGATATTCCCGCAGTGATGGTGACGGATACTGCTAACTTTCGCAATCCCCACTACCACCAACCTAGCGATACCATTAACACCATTAACCGGGATTTTTTCACGGGGTCGGCACAAATCGCCGCGCGCGCTACTGCCCATTTGTTAGCCCAGCCGGAAAAAAACACCGCCACCAAATAA